Proteins from a genomic interval of Pectinophora gossypiella chromosome 4, ilPecGoss1.1, whole genome shotgun sequence:
- the LOC126366034 gene encoding brain tumor protein-like encodes MEEMNGELYGDGLVSLDEGSLESTDNGKQEQNCKICDNKLCSPRVLSCLHVFCEACIDKLMVNEAGDSLKFDLAVECPICKQETKIPGGGASSLPSDYLLTNILDVSAMDQSVVCTCCKSKEPAVARCTDCSHFLCSNCNSAHEFMRCFENHRVVPFDALRSSKEKSAVHKPIFCTRHVGESLKFYCCECEVGACTECLTVDHKVGEHRCERIVDAEPNLRAELRNFIVEANARAAAAGSASARLDDALGDLQRQRDDAEAVINEAFHAYKAALERRREKALEELERLHKERELKVMDLFDRVDKTVQRIDCACKFTARLLRRGDGTEIVMLKKTVASQFARLLEGAPEFDVDYSLEFVTKMDKFDAVTEETFGTFRTEATRAEERKRASESSAIVSVVSNSHSPAVSVTSAPVFDDFPMGNARRVTGMTGVGNMVGVTGVGGVPAIGVPGVGAVPGMSAVTNTSVISGVVNVNSVAGVGAVTGAGGVPTLPSMVEYNLQQLASIAEKEVPPPPHASPAPSFTLAELLAGDLNSPQAYNNLQALAKLGLNTDANNGYGGVGGVGGIGGVGPRGVSIGRPLLTAAEEAALVAPPAPLVRATKATPMHIRFKFGQLGGGKGQFNAPHGFCLGNDEDIIVADTNNHRITVFDKSGNHKFNFGVAGKEEGQLWYPRKVAVVRATGKFVVCDRGNERSRMQIFTKNGHFLKKIAVRFIDIVAGLAVTAEGLIVAVDSVTPTVFILSEEGDLMSWFDCSECMREPSDIAISGKEFYVCDFKGHCVVVFDDEGRFLRRIGCENVTNFPNGIDVSDAGDVLIGDSHGNKFHVAVFSRDGVLVTEFECPYVKVSRCCGLKITSEGYIVTLAKNNHHVLVLNTLYIV; translated from the exons ATGGAAGAAATGAATGGGGAGCTTTACGGGGATGGGTTAGTAAGCCTTGATGAAGGATCCTTGGAGTCCACTGATAATGGGAAACAGGAGCAAAATTGCAAAATTTGCGA CAATAAGCTATGTAGTCCACGGGTGTTGTCTTGCCTTCATGTATTCTGTGAAGCTTGCATTGATAAGTTGATGGTTAATGAAGCTGGAGATTCTCTAAAATTTGATCTGGCTGTTGAGTGCCCAATATGCAAGCAAGAAACCAAG ATCCCTGGAGGTGGAGCTTCCTCACTCCCTTCTGATTACCTGCTTACCAACATCTTGGATGTGTCGGCTATGGACCAGTCTGTTGTGTGTACTTGCTGTAAGAGCAAGGAACCTGCTGTCGCTAGGTGTACCGATTGTTCTCATTTCTTATGTTCCAACTGCAATTCTGCTCATGAGTTTATGAGGTGCTTCGAGAATCACCGGGTCGTTCCATTCGACGCGCTCAGGTCCTCCAAGGAGAAGTCTGCCGTGCATAAGCCGATTTTCTGCACTCGTCACGTTGGAGAAAGTCTTAAATTCTATTGCTGCGAGTGTGAGGTCGGGGCTTGTACTGAGTGTCTTACTGTAGACCACAAAGTTGGTGAACATCGCTGTGAGCGCATTGTTGATGCGGAGCCAAATCTGCGGGCTGAATTACGCAACTTTATAGTCGAAGCCAATGCCCGCGCAGCGGCCGCTGGTAGTGCCTCAGCGCGCCTTGACGATGCTCTCGGAGACCTGCAGCGCCAACGCGATGATGCCGAAGCAGTTATAAACGAAGCTTTCCATGCCTACAAGGCTGCTCTTGAACGACGCCGCGAAAAAGCTCTCGAAGAACTCGAGCGTCTTCATAAAGAAAGGGAGCTTAAAGTGATGGATTTATTTGATCGTGTCGACAAAACTGTTCAGCGTATCGATTGCGCTTGTAAGTTTACTGCGAGGCTACTGCGTCGCGGTGATGGTACTGAAATAGTCATGCTAAAGAAAACTGTGGCTTCTCAATTTGCGCGTCTGTTGGAGGGAGCACCTGAGTTTGATGTCGATTATTCTTTGGAGTTTGTCACCAAGATGGATAAGTTTGATGCAGTCACAGAAGAAACATTTGGAACATTCCGTACTGAAGCAACCCGTGCTGAAGAAAGAAAGCGCGCAAGCGAGTCATCCGCTATTGTGTCCGTGGTATCAAACTCCCACTCTCCCGCTGTTTCCGTAACCAGCGCCCCCGTATTCGATGATTTTCCTATGGGAAATGCTCGCCGTGTGACTGGAATGACAGGAGTCGGTAACATGGTGGGAGTCACCGGTGTCGGCGGCGTGCCCGCTATCGGGGTGCCTGGAGTGGGCGCCGTGCCGGGAATGAGCGCGGTCACTAACACCAGCGTCATTTCTGGAGTTGTTAACGTCAACAGTGTAGCCGGAGTCGGGGCAGTAACGGGTGCGGGTGGCGTACCCACATTGCCTTCGATGGTGGAATACAATTTGCAACAATTGGCAAGCATTGCCGAGAAAGAAGTTCCGCCGCCGCCTCATGCATCGCCCGCTCCATCTTTCACTCTTGCCGAGCTGCTAGCTGGAGACCTAAACTCCCCTCAAGCCTACAATAATCTGCAGGCGCTCGCCAAGCTCGGATTAAATACGG ATGCTAACAATGGTTATGGAGGAGTGGGAGGCGTGGGCGGTATCGGCGGGGTGGGTCCGCGCGGTGTGTCCATCGGGCGGCCGCTGCTGACGGCCGCCGAGGAGGCCGCGCTGGTGGCCCCTCCCGCGCCGCTTGTGCGTGCTACAAAGGCTACACCTATGCACATTAGGTTCAAGTTCGGACAACTCGGAGGGGGCAAAGGACAGTTCAACGCTCCGCATGGATTCTGTCTTGGAAACGATGAGGATATCATTGTTGCTGATACTAACAACCACCGCATTACG GTGTTTGATAAATCTGGCAACCACAAGTTCAACTTTGGAGTGGCTGGCAAGGAGGAGGGCCAGTTGTGGTATCCGCGTAAAGTGGCTGTCGTTCGCGCCACCGGCAAGTTTGTTGTTTGCGACCGCGGGAACGAAAGATCGCGTATGCAAATATTCACCAAAAATGGGCATTTCCTGAAAAAGATTGCT gtGCGCTTCATCGATATTGTTGCCGGGTTGGCCGTGACCGCCGAGGGCCTCATCGTTGCCGTAGACAGTGTGACACCTACCGTTTTCATTCTATCTGAGGAGGGCGACCTCATGAGTTGGTTCGATTGCAGCGAGTGTATGAGAGAACCTTCGGACATTGCCATTAGTG GCAAGGAGTTCTACGTGTGTGATTTTAAAGGGCACTGCGTTGTAGTGTTTGACGACGAGGGACGGTTCCTGCGTCGCATCGGCTGCGAGAATGTGACCAACTTCCCTAACGGCATAGACGTATCGGACGCCGGCGACGTGCTGATTGGAGACTCGCACGGCAAT